GACTCCGTGCTGGATATCTCTGAGCTTGACGGGATGTTTACCGCGATCCTTTCCAGTCCCAACAAAATCCCTTCAGGAGCCTGGTTGACGGCCTTATGGGGAGGAGAAGGGGATGTCCCTCTCTGGCCGAGTGAAGCCGACGAAACCCACTTCAATGAGCTTATTTTCCAGCATCTGAATGATACGGCTGAACGGCTCTCTACCGCGCCCGATCAGTTTGAGCCTCTGTTCGGTTATCAGACTATTGATGAGCAGGATTATGAGGTGGTGGAAGACTGGTGTTACGGTTATCTTCGCGGCATGGAGCTGGATGACTGGTCGGCGTTACCGGAGAGCCTGCTTCCTGCGCTTGATACCATCGCTCTGCACGGTAAAGAAGACAATCTTCCAAGACTTGAGCAAATGACCCCGGAAGCCTATGTAGAAAGCCAGCAGGCGATCCGCAAGGCAGCCCTGGAAATTTACCAGTACTGGTCAGCACAGCGTACAGCAGAGTAGTCAGGGGTGATGCCGATCGGCACGCCGGGCCTGATAAGGACTCGCTGTAAAAGGATTTTTGATGGCGTAAACCGGTGGCTTCAACCGGTTCTGATAATAAAAAACCCCGCATTGGCGGGGTTTTTTAATGCTGTGAAAATTTCCCTGGTGCCAGCGTAATTTTAAACTGGCAAATCAATAATCAACGCGCGCAGAGGCGTGTCCGCCTCCAGCGTCACGCTCTCTTCCTGGCTGATAAAGGCACCGTCACCACAGACCAGCACTTCTTTAGCCAGCGAACCGGTGACCGCACTCAGACCACCATGAATCGATTGCACATAGGCGCGTGACCCATGAAGCTTTATGGTCTGGCTTTCGCCCGGCTGCAGGCGGACATGATGAACCCAGACCTGCTGACGTAATTGTAAACTTTGATCGGCACCATCCGGAGAGGCAAGCAAAGTGTGGCGGGCTCTGCCCGGCAAAGTGACAAGCTGTACAGCGGCGTTTTCACGCTCGGGGCAGGCATCCAGCCAGATTTGCATCCGCGTAAGCTGCTGATCTTTACTGAGGTTAAGCTCGCTGTAGCTGACGCCTGGATGGGCAGCCAGCAACAATGCTTCACCTGCCCGTGCAGTGATGTAGTTGCCCTCGCTGTCGCGATACTCTGCCTCACCCTGCAAAATCAGATTCAGTATATCGACCTTTGGATAGGTTCTGGGTTGAAAGGAAGCCCCTGGTGCCAGCACTTCCTGATTGAGCACGCGCAACGACGCGTAGCCCAGTAATTTAGGGTCAAAATAGTGGCCAAAGGAAAAAGTGTAACGCGCTTGCAGCCAGCCAAAATCAGCCATGCCACACGCCTGCGCGGTGCGACTGGTAATCATATATCCTCCCCGATCGCTGAGTTTCCGAGACCGTTTATTATCCTTCTATGGTAAGTTTCTGGACGCCAGATTGTTAGCCAGTTAATCTGCTCGGTATATTCAAAATTCCTGACAGAGAATCGCTATGGCCAAAGATCGCGCCCTGACGCTGGAAGCACTGCGAGTAATGGATGCTATTGATCGTCGGGGGAGTTTTGCGGCGGCAGCAGACGAGCTGGGCCGGGTACCCTCCGCCCTGAGCTATACCATGCAGAAGCTGGAAGAAGAGCTGGATGTGGTGTTGTTCGACCGTTCAGGCCACCGCACCAAATTTACCAACGTAGGACGTATGCTGCTTGAGCGGGGCAGGGTATTGCTGGAAGCCGCCGACAAGCTGACAACCGATGCAGAAGCGCTGGCTCGCGGTTGGGAAACGCACCTGACCATCGTGACTGAAGCGCTGGTGCCCAGCGAATACCTCTTTCCCCTGCTCGACAAACTCGCTGATAAAGCCAACACGCAGATTTCGCTGGTAACTGAAGTGCTGGCTGGCGCCTGGGAACGCCTTGAGCAAGGGCGGGCCGATATCGTTATCGCACCGGATATGCATTTTCGCGCCTCTTCAGAGATCAACACCCGAAAGCTTTACAGCATGATGAGCGTGATTGTAGCCAGCCCCGATCACCCCATTCATAATGAGCCGGAACCGCTGTCAGAAGTGACCAGGGTAAAATACCGTGGCATCGCCGTGGCTGATACGGCCCGTGAGCGTCCGGTTCTGACTGTTCAACTGCTGGATAAACAGCAGCGCCTTACGGTCAGCACTATTGAAGACAAGCACCGTGCGCTGCTGGCTGGTCTGGGCGTCGCTTCTATGCCTTATCCGATGGTCGAAAAAGACATTGCAGAAGGGCGCTTACGCGTGGTGAGCCCGGAATATACCGGCGAAATTGAGATTATTATGGCGTGGCGACGCGACAGCATGGGAGAAGCTAAAGCCTGGTGCCTGCGCGAAATTC
This genomic window from Erwinia sp. E_sp_B01_1 contains:
- a CDS encoding pirin family protein, whose amino-acid sequence is MITSRTAQACGMADFGWLQARYTFSFGHYFDPKLLGYASLRVLNQEVLAPGASFQPRTYPKVDILNLILQGEAEYRDSEGNYITARAGEALLLAAHPGVSYSELNLSKDQQLTRMQIWLDACPERENAAVQLVTLPGRARHTLLASPDGADQSLQLRQQVWVHHVRLQPGESQTIKLHGSRAYVQSIHGGLSAVTGSLAKEVLVCGDGAFISQEESVTLEADTPLRALIIDLPV
- a CDS encoding UPF0149 family protein, with protein sequence MKSGPLNEEELEWLDEALMNHGNEDSVLDISELDGMFTAILSSPNKIPSGAWLTALWGGEGDVPLWPSEADETHFNELIFQHLNDTAERLSTAPDQFEPLFGYQTIDEQDYEVVEDWCYGYLRGMELDDWSALPESLLPALDTIALHGKEDNLPRLEQMTPEAYVESQQAIRKAALEIYQYWSAQRTAE
- a CDS encoding LysR family transcriptional regulator, translating into MAKDRALTLEALRVMDAIDRRGSFAAAADELGRVPSALSYTMQKLEEELDVVLFDRSGHRTKFTNVGRMLLERGRVLLEAADKLTTDAEALARGWETHLTIVTEALVPSEYLFPLLDKLADKANTQISLVTEVLAGAWERLEQGRADIVIAPDMHFRASSEINTRKLYSMMSVIVASPDHPIHNEPEPLSEVTRVKYRGIAVADTARERPVLTVQLLDKQQRLTVSTIEDKHRALLAGLGVASMPYPMVEKDIAEGRLRVVSPEYTGEIEIIMAWRRDSMGEAKAWCLREIPKLLAKRNG